The proteins below are encoded in one region of Acetoanaerobium noterae:
- a CDS encoding YdeI/OmpD-associated family protein — MSKLIFRTNIININSWNIIHLPKAISNKLSSRGMLIIKARINNCIFEVELEPDGSGSHWFKVSDDFMDKIKANKNDEISIEFEETKWFKPQIPLDFIDSLEDENLLDAWDLLTTKAQWEWIRWIRFTKNEVTRQKRIKTACSMLQSGKKRPCCFDQTRCTQTHVCNSGVLLSK; from the coding sequence ATGTCAAAATTAATATTTAGAACAAATATAATCAATATCAATTCTTGGAATATAATTCACTTACCAAAAGCGATTAGCAATAAGCTATCTTCAAGAGGTATGCTAATAATAAAAGCTCGAATAAATAACTGCATTTTTGAAGTAGAGCTAGAGCCTGATGGTTCTGGAAGTCACTGGTTCAAAGTAAGTGATGATTTTATGGATAAAATCAAGGCTAATAAAAATGATGAAATTTCGATTGAATTTGAGGAAACAAAGTGGTTTAAGCCTCAAATTCCTCTAGACTTCATAGATTCTTTAGAGGACGAAAATCTACTTGATGCTTGGGATTTGCTAACTACCAAAGCTCAATGGGAATGGATAAGATGGATTAGATTTACTAAGAATGAAGTCACCAGACAAAAGCGCATAAAAACAGCATGCTCTATGCTTCAATCTGGGAAGAAAAGACCATGCTGTTTTGACCAAACAAGATGCACACAAACTCATGTGTGTAATAGTGGTGTACTTTTGTCGAAATAG
- a CDS encoding DUF6179 domain-containing protein — translation MNNIEIVKKINIDFLKSEDYFQSLLEEGFRVNLLTANEVESIQTDCLLLLAKQTEKYNGSESSSIKIEAASQLLSSILFTLGVYLKTYENPDLAIEDIKKEGIFNIYTKGLKQIDKLKITSKLLHKSILRKLVKTDNVFYKSTIEDGINGFFKLYYPEFGAHEIHITADYPVHQKMEPLKGIEFINKYLEWIYYENLFCSFFSSEDIHNLLSGYDKNYSDIPFNIYEIVLLSALGCELIGKDYRHLEIDDSSLEKLFIIFNKKSKIQIQDILKSGLEGLRRDLNLNESLMRYLKNSLNQLAVLIENSIINNTLDRVFVVPRYYDNSNKLIVSFGIKMDDEKYRKIIDEIRQCRHFSDKKNILKLEVNSLGDLEDVLIDADLTEDEILRILDELNLGEVAALAKRNSITSIDYEPSSKSSNNILAEALDTYKAVLSTQEQEKFTKLIEVIVIG, via the coding sequence TTGAATAATATTGAAATAGTTAAAAAAATTAATATAGACTTCTTAAAAAGCGAGGATTATTTTCAGTCTCTTTTAGAAGAGGGTTTTAGAGTTAACCTTCTAACAGCAAATGAGGTAGAGAGTATACAAACTGATTGTTTATTGCTATTAGCAAAACAAACAGAGAAGTACAACGGCTCAGAAAGTAGCTCAATAAAAATTGAAGCAGCTTCCCAGCTACTTTCCTCGATTTTATTTACACTCGGAGTATATCTAAAAACCTATGAGAATCCAGATTTAGCCATAGAAGATATTAAAAAAGAAGGAATTTTTAATATTTACACTAAAGGTTTAAAGCAAATAGATAAGCTAAAAATAACTTCAAAATTGCTCCATAAATCAATCTTGAGAAAATTGGTAAAAACAGATAATGTGTTTTATAAATCAACAATTGAAGATGGGATAAATGGATTTTTTAAGTTATATTACCCAGAATTTGGAGCTCATGAAATTCATATCACTGCAGATTATCCAGTGCATCAGAAAATGGAACCCTTAAAAGGGATTGAATTTATAAATAAATATTTAGAATGGATATATTATGAAAACTTATTTTGTTCTTTTTTTTCAAGTGAAGACATCCATAATCTTTTAAGTGGTTATGATAAAAATTATAGTGATATCCCTTTTAATATTTATGAGATAGTACTATTATCAGCTTTAGGATGTGAGCTTATAGGTAAGGACTATAGACATTTAGAAATAGATGATAGCTCTTTAGAAAAGCTATTTATTATTTTTAATAAAAAATCTAAAATTCAAATTCAGGATATACTTAAGTCAGGGTTAGAAGGACTTAGAAGGGATTTAAATTTAAATGAATCCTTGATGAGGTATTTAAAGAATAGCTTGAATCAGCTTGCAGTTTTGATTGAAAATTCAATTATAAACAATACCTTGGATAGAGTTTTTGTTGTTCCCAGATATTATGATAATTCAAACAAGCTTATAGTTTCTTTTGGAATAAAAATGGACGATGAAAAATACAGAAAAATCATAGATGAAATAAGGCAATGCAGACATTTTTCGGATAAGAAAAATATTTTAAAGCTAGAAGTTAATTCTCTAGGAGATTTAGAGGATGTTTTAATAGATGCGGATTTAACTGAAGATGAAATTCTAAGAATACTAGATGAATTAAATTTAGGAGAAGTAGCGGCACTGGCTAAAAGAAATTCGATTACATCAATTGATTACGAACCGAGTAGTAAAAGTAGCAATAATATATTGGCAGAAGCTTTAGACACATATAAAGCTGTATTATCTACACAAGAGCAGGAAAAGTTTACTAAGTTGATTGAAGTAATTGTAATTGGATAA
- a CDS encoding zinc ribbon domain-containing protein, which produces MKCISCSKEIKDGSVFCEFCGSQQLEVSLLDESKEISKGEDGVYRWVYELNMWTNPGILITLLKVVLLATAFPTLLVSLLELFERGFSEAIEAFVTVGGIAGGIMVGLAIIAYIIIAVLNGGKYCVAFEMDEKGIRHIQMDKQFKRSQVLSMITVLAGALANNPTAMGAGLLANAKKTSYSQFSKVKNIKAKRNLNIIYVNESFERNQIYVSREDFNSVYDYIAKRCKKANIK; this is translated from the coding sequence ATGAAATGCATATCATGTAGCAAAGAAATAAAAGATGGAAGTGTGTTTTGCGAATTTTGTGGAAGTCAGCAACTAGAAGTAAGTTTACTTGATGAATCTAAGGAAATATCCAAAGGAGAAGATGGAGTATATAGATGGGTTTATGAGCTTAATATGTGGACTAATCCAGGGATATTAATTACTTTGCTAAAGGTAGTTCTACTAGCTACAGCATTTCCAACTCTGCTTGTTAGCCTTTTAGAATTATTTGAAAGAGGATTTAGTGAAGCTATTGAGGCTTTTGTAACCGTAGGAGGTATTGCTGGAGGAATTATGGTTGGCCTTGCAATAATTGCTTACATAATAATAGCAGTTCTAAATGGAGGAAAATATTGCGTGGCTTTTGAAATGGATGAAAAGGGAATTAGACATATCCAAATGGATAAACAATTTAAGCGTTCTCAGGTTCTGAGCATGATAACAGTTCTAGCTGGAGCGCTCGCTAATAACCCAACAGCTATGGGAGCGGGCTTGCTTGCAAATGCTAAAAAAACCTCATATAGCCAATTTTCTAAGGTTAAGAATATAAAGGCTAAAAGGAATCTAAATATAATATATGTAAATGAGAGCTTTGAACGAAATCAAATTTATGTAAGTAGAGAAGATTTTAACTCTGTATATGACTATATAGCTAAAAGATGCAAAAAGGCAAATATTAAATAA
- a CDS encoding phosphate--AMP phosphotransferase, with product MLKAFDLEREEVFEAINTSYKELQAELARLQQKIKEEQLPVLVIFEGWDASGKGTLINELIQELDPRGYKVEVFHESTEEEKRKPFLWRFWQKIPRKGEIMIFDRSWYRELVDDLPSKSNKYKLDVDDIINFEEILIDEGILLIKIFLHVSKKEQKSRLKALLSDDSTKWQVKEKDIYQNKNYSEYYEHYDNLLSKTNTSKSPWHLIDSSDKKNASKFLIHTAVELFKNMLIKEDMNLRSSENIDFDLDNQKVLPLSNVDLSLDISDEEYKKKLKKLQEKIKLLAYDLYREKIPTIIVFEGWDAAGKGGNIKRLTKSIDPRGYEVIPIAAPDETEKKYHYLWRFWKHLPKTGHMTIFDRSWYGRVMVERVEDFASENEWRRAYDEINQMESHLKSYKAIVLKFFIHIDKEEQLARFKAREENPDKRYKITDEDWRNREKWNLYESAINEMIYKTNTSYAPWHIVPGNSKKYARVFVLEKTIEEMELELKKHK from the coding sequence ATGCTCAAGGCTTTTGATTTAGAACGGGAAGAAGTATTTGAGGCTATTAATACTAGCTACAAAGAATTACAAGCTGAATTAGCCAGATTACAACAAAAAATTAAAGAAGAGCAGTTACCTGTTCTTGTTATTTTTGAGGGCTGGGATGCATCTGGAAAAGGAACTCTTATAAATGAACTAATCCAAGAGCTAGACCCAAGAGGCTATAAGGTTGAAGTTTTCCATGAATCTACAGAAGAGGAAAAAAGAAAGCCATTTCTTTGGAGATTTTGGCAAAAGATACCTAGAAAAGGTGAAATCATGATTTTTGACAGAAGCTGGTATAGAGAGCTAGTTGATGACCTTCCATCAAAATCCAATAAATATAAGCTTGATGTTGATGATATTATTAATTTTGAGGAAATTTTAATTGATGAAGGCATATTGCTTATAAAGATATTCCTACATGTAAGTAAAAAGGAGCAGAAATCTAGATTGAAAGCTCTTCTATCTGATGATTCTACTAAGTGGCAAGTAAAAGAAAAGGATATATATCAAAATAAAAATTATAGTGAGTACTATGAGCATTATGATAATTTGTTGAGCAAAACAAATACATCCAAATCTCCTTGGCATTTGATAGACAGTAGTGATAAAAAGAATGCATCGAAATTTTTAATCCATACTGCTGTTGAGTTGTTCAAAAATATGCTTATTAAGGAGGATATGAACTTAAGAAGCAGTGAGAATATAGATTTTGATTTAGATAATCAAAAGGTATTGCCACTTTCTAATGTTGATTTAAGCTTAGATATTTCGGATGAAGAATATAAGAAAAAACTAAAGAAACTTCAGGAAAAGATTAAATTACTAGCATATGACTTGTATAGAGAAAAAATACCTACAATAATAGTTTTTGAAGGCTGGGATGCAGCAGGAAAAGGAGGTAATATAAAAAGACTCACTAAAAGTATAGATCCAAGAGGCTATGAAGTTATACCGATAGCTGCTCCTGATGAAACAGAGAAAAAATACCATTACTTGTGGAGATTTTGGAAGCATCTGCCTAAGACTGGCCATATGACTATTTTTGATAGAAGCTGGTATGGCAGGGTTATGGTCGAAAGAGTGGAAGACTTTGCAAGTGAAAATGAGTGGAGAAGAGCCTATGATGAAATAAATCAAATGGAGTCACATCTAAAAAGCTATAAGGCTATAGTGTTAAAATTTTTCATTCATATAGACAAGGAAGAACAGCTAGCTAGATTTAAAGCAAGAGAAGAGAATCCAGACAAAAGATATAAAATTACCGATGAAGACTGGAGAAACAGAGAGAAATGGAATTTGTATGAAAGTGCAATTAATGAAATGATTTATAAAACAAACACAAGCTATGCACCATGGCATATAGTTCCTGGAAATTCAAAAAAATATGCGCGGGTATTTGTACTAGAAAAAACAATAGAGGAAATGGAATTGGAATTAAAGAAACATAAATAG
- a CDS encoding zinc ribbon domain-containing protein, which produces MGSILKYDNNEISKLYKENSYNKLAQILKRTYKDENKLSSDLADVDETIKKLMLYPFSLSYITGVTDEDNLIFTTVISRLDSLGFYFQNTDNNESTIKLTSPDEISSYFSDLFTADETIETRTQLTMSTLGFLCLMAIGDALKRKYLEQLLFHVPDSYDVDASEIKDVFGFSLESKDIRWFLPFVTEAFGPFDNLSLGDIKNIEKGLKELENLEILKLLNQKIQFTETGYRLLGLMLEKRNMISFRSLFFENNQLAQMPIAFIKYDKILYYIMPIADEDKVVLKCINKEKFCELIEMVIAPGDEPEIIIKEFKEPASATETKLNEADKSEAPDDKHVDTKFCRYCGAKVKISAKFCTSCGKSLVSK; this is translated from the coding sequence ATGGGCAGTATACTTAAGTATGATAATAATGAAATTTCTAAGTTATATAAAGAAAATAGCTATAACAAATTGGCACAAATTCTAAAAAGAACATATAAAGATGAAAATAAATTAAGCTCTGACCTTGCAGACGTTGATGAAACTATAAAAAAATTGATGCTCTATCCATTTAGCCTTAGCTATATTACTGGTGTGACCGATGAGGATAACTTAATTTTCACTACAGTTATTTCTAGACTAGATAGCTTAGGTTTTTATTTCCAGAATACTGATAATAATGAATCGACTATAAAGCTTACCTCTCCAGATGAAATATCTTCATATTTTAGTGATTTATTTACAGCTGATGAAACCATCGAAACAAGAACACAGCTTACTATGAGTACCTTGGGATTTTTATGCCTTATGGCTATTGGAGATGCTCTTAAAAGAAAATATCTAGAACAGCTACTTTTTCATGTACCAGATAGCTATGATGTCGATGCCTCTGAAATAAAAGATGTTTTTGGATTTTCACTTGAAAGCAAAGATATTAGATGGTTCCTTCCGTTTGTTACTGAAGCATTTGGACCTTTTGACAACCTATCCCTAGGGGATATTAAGAACATTGAAAAAGGTTTGAAAGAGCTTGAAAATCTAGAAATATTAAAACTTCTTAATCAAAAGATTCAATTTACGGAAACAGGATACAGGCTATTAGGACTGATGCTAGAAAAAAGAAATATGATTTCTTTTAGAAGCTTGTTTTTTGAAAATAATCAACTAGCGCAAATGCCAATAGCTTTCATCAAATATGACAAAATTTTATATTATATTATGCCGATAGCTGATGAAGATAAAGTCGTTTTAAAATGTATAAATAAGGAAAAGTTTTGCGAATTAATAGAGATGGTTATTGCACCGGGAGATGAGCCTGAAATTATAATAAAAGAATTTAAAGAGCCTGCTAGTGCTACTGAGACTAAATTAAATGAAGCCGATAAATCTGAAGCTCCTGATGATAAGCATGTGGATACGAAATTTTGCAGATATTGTGGTGCTAAAGTAAAAATATCGGCAAAATTCTGTACTAGCTGTGGAAAATCACTTGTAAGCAAATAA
- a CDS encoding DUF6323 family protein has translation MNFELSLLNSNLLLKQAVSEVLSCNDITEKYNLLLTNTQAAALVETRVTALKDNGRMEFGAGVIEKIILAFCDSPYISMHNYEETIYELLEIFYYYKNETNDLMSDDELIKFMKISYDSICQGSLELLSGRELNNLARTLRYVYKEKFTEDKTDLDEEDSLE, from the coding sequence ATGAATTTTGAACTTTCGTTATTAAACAGTAATTTGCTTTTGAAGCAAGCAGTTTCAGAAGTTTTGTCATGTAATGATATAACAGAAAAATATAATCTACTATTAACAAACACCCAAGCAGCAGCATTAGTAGAAACGAGAGTGACGGCTTTAAAAGATAACGGAAGAATGGAGTTTGGAGCAGGCGTGATTGAAAAAATCATTTTAGCATTTTGTGATTCTCCATACATTTCCATGCACAATTACGAAGAGACGATCTATGAGTTATTAGAAATATTTTATTATTATAAAAATGAAACTAATGACTTAATGAGCGATGATGAGCTTATAAAATTTATGAAGATTTCATATGATTCAATATGTCAAGGTTCACTCGAGCTATTATCGGGAAGAGAATTAAATAATCTAGCTAGAACACTAAGATATGTGTACAAAGAAAAATTTACAGAGGATAAGACGGATTTGGATGAGGAGGATTCACTTGAATAA
- a CDS encoding VOC family protein, producing the protein MAFIWSTLNVKNLDESIKFYVELLELEVTNRFKAGPETEIAFLGNQSTKIELIENAGKSSIEIGEDISWGFSVVSLDKIISVLNEKNIPILKGPIQPNPNIKFIYIKDPNGMNIQLVEGSIQKS; encoded by the coding sequence GTGGCTTTTATTTGGAGTACCTTAAATGTTAAAAATTTGGATGAATCCATTAAGTTTTATGTTGAGCTTTTAGAGCTTGAGGTTACTAATAGATTCAAAGCAGGACCTGAAACAGAAATTGCTTTTTTAGGAAATCAAAGTACTAAAATTGAGTTAATAGAAAACGCTGGCAAAAGTTCAATCGAAATCGGAGAAGATATATCTTGGGGTTTTAGTGTTGTCTCGCTTGATAAAATAATCTCAGTTTTGAATGAAAAAAATATTCCTATTTTAAAAGGACCTATTCAGCCAAACCCTAATATAAAATTCATTTATATAAAGGATCCAAATGGTATGAATATTCAGCTCGTAGAGGGCTCTATACAAAAAAGTTAA
- a CDS encoding MarR family winged helix-turn-helix transcriptional regulator, whose amino-acid sequence MLYYILEDSLGFILNRTNTKLKSRLHQEFKDYDVTPEQWSLLNCVSIDKPITPKEISDIIYKDKPNTNRILEKLFEKKLIYKVPHPTDRRSFHVFLTDEGLKLRTTLVPIAYSITEKLTDGLSPEKVQELKDLLNLLYNNADF is encoded by the coding sequence TTGTTATATTACATATTAGAAGATTCGCTTGGATTTATTTTAAACAGAACGAATACTAAGCTAAAAAGTAGGCTTCACCAAGAATTTAAAGACTATGATGTGACTCCTGAGCAATGGTCATTACTAAACTGCGTTTCTATAGATAAGCCTATTACTCCTAAGGAAATTTCAGATATAATCTATAAGGATAAACCAAACACAAATCGAATCTTAGAAAAGCTATTTGAAAAAAAACTTATATATAAGGTTCCCCATCCTACTGACAGAAGATCTTTTCACGTTTTTCTAACCGATGAAGGTCTAAAGCTTAGAACAACTTTAGTTCCTATAGCTTACTCCATCACAGAAAAGCTAACCGATGGTTTATCCCCAGAAAAAGTGCAAGAGCTTAAAGACTTGCTCAACCTTCTTTATAATAATGCCGATTTTTAA
- a CDS encoding chemotaxis protein CheX, whose protein sequence is MDVRLINPFIGAVTGIMPQIGFSNITRKGISLKEKKFMVSGVVLTLGIVGDKKGNVVYSIDMDGAKKIASTMMMGMPVEELDDMSKSALSELSNMLTANASINFSNDGINVDISVPTMMYGEEIEINLQKDNIVCIDFDVDGIVLSVNVALD, encoded by the coding sequence GTGGATGTAAGATTGATTAACCCCTTTATAGGTGCGGTTACTGGAATAATGCCACAAATTGGATTTTCTAACATAACTAGAAAAGGAATAAGTCTTAAAGAAAAAAAGTTTATGGTGAGTGGCGTTGTCTTAACACTTGGAATTGTTGGTGATAAAAAAGGTAATGTGGTTTACTCTATTGATATGGATGGAGCTAAAAAAATAGCTTCTACAATGATGATGGGTATGCCGGTAGAGGAACTAGACGACATGTCCAAAAGTGCGCTTTCTGAATTATCAAATATGCTTACTGCTAATGCAAGTATAAATTTTTCAAATGATGGAATTAATGTAGATATATCTGTTCCGACTATGATGTATGGAGAAGAAATTGAAATTAATTTGCAAAAAGATAATATTGTTTGCATCGACTTCGATGTAGATGGAATAGTGCTTTCTGTTAATGTAGCTTTAGATTAA
- a CDS encoding L-threonine 3-dehydrogenase yields MRKILITGSLGQIGTELTMFLREQYGNDNVIASDLTNNGPENVLTSGPFESLDILDAKKMAEICDKYKVNTIVNLAALLSAVAEAKPQLAYDINMNGLFNILEIAREKNISVFTPSSIAAFGPSTPPDNTPQDTIQRPTTMYGVTKVAGELLCDYYYKRFGVDTRGVRFPGLISYKALPGGGTTDYAVHIYYEALKAKKYASFIDKGTMMDMMYMPDAIKAIHDLMEANPDKLVHRNAFNVTAMSFDPEILAGEIRKHIPEFELSYDVDPVKQAIANSWPNSLDDSCAREEWNWKPDYTMESMTKDMLEKLSEKLGIKF; encoded by the coding sequence ATGAGAAAAATACTTATCACAGGTTCATTAGGTCAAATTGGTACAGAACTAACAATGTTTTTAAGAGAGCAATATGGTAATGATAATGTTATTGCAAGTGATTTAACTAATAATGGTCCAGAAAATGTTTTAACAAGTGGCCCATTCGAGTCATTGGATATATTAGATGCTAAGAAAATGGCAGAAATATGCGATAAATACAAGGTTAATACTATAGTAAACCTAGCTGCTTTACTTTCAGCAGTAGCTGAAGCTAAACCACAGCTTGCATATGATATCAATATGAATGGTCTATTCAATATTCTTGAAATCGCAAGAGAAAAAAATATAAGCGTATTTACTCCAAGCTCAATTGCAGCGTTTGGACCAAGCACTCCGCCAGACAATACACCTCAAGATACAATTCAAAGACCTACTACTATGTATGGAGTTACTAAAGTAGCTGGAGAATTATTATGTGACTACTATTACAAAAGATTCGGAGTTGACACTCGTGGAGTTAGATTCCCAGGTCTTATTTCATACAAAGCGCTTCCAGGTGGAGGAACAACTGATTATGCTGTTCATATCTATTATGAAGCATTAAAAGCTAAAAAATATGCATCATTCATAGATAAAGGAACAATGATGGATATGATGTACATGCCAGATGCAATAAAAGCTATTCATGATTTAATGGAAGCAAATCCTGATAAACTAGTTCATAGAAACGCATTCAACGTTACAGCTATGAGCTTTGACCCAGAGATTCTTGCAGGAGAAATCAGAAAACACATTCCTGAATTTGAACTATCATATGATGTAGATCCAGTTAAACAAGCAATTGCAAACTCTTGGCCAAATTCATTAGATGATTCTTGCGCAAGAGAAGAGTGGAACTGGAAACCTGACTATACAATGGAATCAATGACTAAAGATATGCTTGAGAAATTATCTGAAAAATTAGGTATCAAGTTTTAA
- a CDS encoding response regulator, producing MSKLKAMIVDDSSFSITILKSLLEKKGFEIVCEAQSIAEVKSVILTCKPDLVTMDMTLSDGDGIEATKLILNHCPNSKVMAISAMMDAEIIKKAKDAGVKSYIQKPIDEDEFNSAIDKLFAGEELYRLLSENYFGAFRESLISYLKRLEASPLVQNEEQTNENIKSKKSSGISVTIGIIGRHCGRLVIDMSDDTIIELAKRALNKSELAKDEMIAFFGEFGNIVGGNACSMLNTFNRGLSLRVSPPTIFHGKDLTISIGEIKSTSLVLQSNAGEIFMNIGFQRGDDEWM from the coding sequence ATGAGCAAATTAAAAGCAATGATAGTGGATGATTCTAGCTTCTCAATAACAATATTAAAATCATTACTGGAAAAAAAAGGTTTTGAAATAGTGTGTGAAGCTCAAAGTATAGCTGAAGTTAAGTCTGTGATATTAACTTGCAAGCCAGATTTAGTAACTATGGACATGACTCTTTCAGACGGAGATGGTATAGAGGCCACAAAGCTAATCCTAAATCACTGCCCGAATTCCAAAGTGATGGCGATAAGTGCAATGATGGATGCAGAAATTATAAAAAAAGCTAAAGATGCAGGAGTAAAATCTTATATACAAAAACCAATAGATGAAGATGAGTTTAATTCAGCAATAGATAAGCTTTTTGCTGGAGAAGAGCTATATAGATTGCTTTCTGAAAATTACTTTGGAGCATTCAGGGAATCTTTGATAAGCTATTTAAAAAGATTGGAAGCATCCCCATTAGTTCAGAATGAAGAACAAACAAATGAAAATATAAAATCCAAAAAATCTTCAGGTATCTCTGTTACTATTGGTATTATAGGAAGGCACTGTGGAAGATTGGTTATTGATATGTCAGACGATACTATTATAGAGTTGGCAAAAAGAGCCTTGAACAAAAGTGAATTAGCCAAGGATGAAATGATAGCTTTTTTTGGAGAGTTTGGGAATATAGTGGGAGGAAATGCTTGCTCGATGCTGAACACTTTTAATAGAGGTCTTAGTCTTAGAGTTTCTCCACCTACGATTTTTCATGGGAAGGATTTGACTATCTCAATTGGAGAAATAAAGAGCACTTCCTTGGTTTTGCAAAGTAATGCTGGAGAAATATTTATGAATATTGGTTTTCAAAGGGGGGATGATGAGTGGATGTAA
- a CDS encoding glycine C-acetyltransferase yields MSNIHEMGFIKEKIDELKQAGLYKEVVTLDGPNEAECSINGKMAINLSSNNYLGFSNHPRLKKAAIEAIEKYGAGAGAVRPIIGNMKIHDELEELLAVFKKEEAVLVFQSGFNCNAGTIQAVTEAGDLILSDELNHASIIDGARLSKAKKATYKHSDMADLERVLKETRSEYNNVLIITDGVFSMDGDIAKLPEIVELAEKYNCMTYVDDAHSSGVLGHSGRGTVDHFDLHGRVDFTIGTLSKAIGVVGGYVAGKKVTIDWLKNRGRPFLFSTGMPPAAVGAAMEAIKMLMESEEYTDKLWDNARYFKEKMSVLGFNTGESETPITPIIIGEEAKAIEFSKKLFEAGVFVSPIVFPTVPKGTGRVRCMVTAGHTKEQLDRAVDAFTKVGKEMNII; encoded by the coding sequence ATGTCAAATATACATGAAATGGGATTTATCAAAGAAAAAATTGATGAATTAAAGCAAGCAGGTCTTTATAAAGAGGTAGTAACTCTTGATGGACCAAATGAAGCAGAATGTTCTATCAATGGAAAAATGGCAATCAATTTATCATCAAATAACTATTTAGGATTTTCTAATCATCCTAGATTAAAAAAAGCTGCAATAGAAGCTATAGAAAAATACGGTGCTGGAGCAGGTGCAGTTAGACCAATCATTGGAAACATGAAAATCCATGATGAATTAGAAGAACTTTTAGCTGTGTTTAAAAAAGAAGAAGCAGTTTTAGTTTTCCAATCAGGATTTAACTGTAATGCAGGAACAATTCAAGCTGTTACTGAAGCAGGAGATTTAATTCTGTCTGATGAGCTTAACCATGCTTCAATTATAGATGGAGCAAGATTATCTAAAGCTAAAAAAGCTACTTACAAGCATTCAGATATGGCAGATTTAGAAAGAGTTCTTAAAGAAACTAGATCTGAATACAACAATGTATTAATCATAACTGATGGAGTTTTCTCAATGGATGGAGATATTGCTAAGCTTCCAGAAATTGTTGAGCTTGCTGAGAAATACAACTGTATGACTTATGTTGATGATGCACACTCTTCAGGAGTATTAGGACATAGTGGTAGAGGAACTGTAGATCATTTCGACCTACATGGAAGAGTTGACTTCACAATCGGTACTCTTTCTAAAGCTATCGGTGTTGTTGGTGGATATGTAGCTGGTAAGAAGGTTACTATTGACTGGCTAAAAAATAGAGGAAGACCGTTCCTATTCTCTACTGGTATGCCTCCAGCAGCAGTAGGCGCAGCTATGGAAGCTATCAAAATGCTAATGGAAAGTGAAGAATACACTGACAAGCTTTGGGATAACGCTCGTTACTTCAAAGAAAAAATGTCTGTTCTAGGATTCAACACAGGAGAAAGCGAAACTCCTATTACTCCTATTATTATTGGAGAAGAAGCTAAAGCGATAGAGTTCTCTAAAAAATTATTTGAAGCAGGAGTATTCGTAAGTCCAATAGTATTCCCAACAGTTCCTAAAGGAACTGGAAGAGTACGCTGCATGGTTACTGCAGGACATACTAAAGAGCAATTAGACCGCGCAGTAGATGCTTTTACAAAAGTTGGAAAAGAAATGAATATTATCTAA
- a CDS encoding VOC family protein, giving the protein MNIEHIAIWTSDIERLKLFYIEYFGCTSGSKYINSSKSFESYFLMFDSGCRLELIQMPSIPLNLNNSFSQYLGLIHFAVSVGSKEKVDELTTKLRSDGYEIVGEPRVTGDGYYESCILDPDGNRIEITI; this is encoded by the coding sequence ATGAACATTGAACACATTGCTATTTGGACTTCAGATATTGAAAGGCTAAAGCTTTTTTATATAGAATATTTTGGATGTACTTCAGGAAGTAAATATATTAATTCATCCAAATCCTTTGAATCATATTTTTTGATGTTTGATTCAGGTTGTAGACTAGAGCTTATTCAAATGCCAAGTATTCCTTTGAACTTAAATAATAGCTTTTCGCAGTATCTTGGGTTAATTCATTTTGCTGTTTCAGTGGGAAGTAAAGAAAAAGTGGATGAGCTTACCACTAAATTAAGAAGTGATGGGTATGAAATTGTAGGAGAGCCTAGAGTAACAGGCGATGGCTATTATGAGAGCTGCATTTTAGATCCAGATGGGAACAGAATAGAAATAACAATTTAA